One region of Geitlerinema sp. PCC 9228 genomic DNA includes:
- the apcA gene encoding allophycocyanin subunit alpha — MSIVTKSIVNADAEARYLSPGELDRIKTFVNSGERRLRIAQVMTDSRERIVKQAGDQLFQKRPDVVSPGGNAYGEEMTATCLRDLDYYLRLVTYGIVAGDVTPIEEIGIVGVREMYKSLGTPIDAVAEGVRAMKDVSMGLLSAEDAAEAGSYFDYVIGAMQ; from the coding sequence ATGAGTATCGTCACGAAGTCCATCGTGAATGCCGATGCCGAGGCTCGCTACCTGAGCCCTGGCGAACTAGACCGGATCAAAACCTTTGTCAATTCCGGCGAGCGTCGTCTGCGCATTGCGCAAGTAATGACCGATTCCCGCGAACGCATTGTCAAGCAAGCCGGCGACCAACTGTTCCAAAAACGTCCTGATGTGGTATCTCCTGGTGGCAACGCCTATGGCGAAGAAATGACCGCCACCTGCTTGCGCGATTTGGACTACTACCTGCGCCTGGTTACCTACGGAATCGTAGCCGGCGATGTCACCCCCATCGAAGAAATCGGCATTGTGGGCGTTCGTGAAATGTACAAATCCTTGGGAACTCCGATCGATGCCGTAGCGGAAGGGGTTCGTGCCATGAAAGACGTATCCATGGGCTTGCTCTCCGCCGAAGATGCTGCCGAAGCCGGTTCTTACTTCGACTACGTCATCGGTGCCATGCAGTAA
- a CDS encoding TIGR00300 family protein: protein MNAPIRFLMCPPDFYDVDYVINPWMEGNIHKSSKDNARAQWQKLYEIIKERTQVDLMQPVQGWPDLVFTANAGLILGNVVVLSRFLYPERQGEEPYFREWFEKQGFTVRTLPPDLPFEGAGDALLDRAGRWLWAGYGFRTELDAHPYLAKWLDIEVLSLRLIDDRFYHLDTCLCPLSDGYLLYYPAAFDFYSNQLIERRVPPEKRIVVAEADAVNFACNAVNINNTVVMNRASDRLRQQLAEVGFEVVETPLTEFLKAGGAAKCLTLRVTEPVDVEIHANAPVESRIVRLEGHLLDSGLINRALDIVVEEGGSFQVLNFSLGEQRQSMSTAEIKVSAPSWKLLEEIVSQLIDLGAQDSPQQEQDAPLEPVTKAGVAPEDFYVTTIYPTEVRINGTWHRVTKQRMDAAIAVNFTADGPVVQCKLIRDLQLGDYVVTGVGGIRTLRKADRDRAGSQEFSFMSAGVSSERRVELVVEQVAWEMRQIRDRGGKVVVTAGPVVIHTGGSDHLARLIREGYVQVLLGGNAIAVHDIEQALMGTSLGIDMSQGVAVHGGHRHHLRAINEIRRCGGIAPAVAQGVLTRGILYECVQAGIPYSLAGSIRDDGPLPDTEMDLVKAQQDYARLLEGADMVLMLSTMLHAIGVGNMTPSGVRIVCVDINPSVVTKLSDRGSVESIGVVTDVGLFLSLLTKQLDQLTSPYPASP, encoded by the coding sequence ATGAATGCACCGATTCGCTTTCTCATGTGTCCTCCCGATTTCTACGATGTGGATTACGTTATCAATCCTTGGATGGAGGGCAATATTCATAAATCTTCTAAAGACAATGCGCGCGCGCAGTGGCAAAAACTATATGAAATTATCAAAGAACGCACCCAAGTGGACCTCATGCAACCGGTACAGGGATGGCCGGATTTGGTGTTTACCGCCAATGCTGGGTTGATTTTGGGCAATGTGGTGGTTCTCAGCCGCTTTTTGTACCCCGAACGGCAGGGAGAAGAGCCGTATTTCCGGGAATGGTTTGAAAAGCAAGGGTTCACCGTGCGCACGCTACCGCCGGATTTGCCCTTTGAAGGCGCTGGCGATGCGCTGCTCGATCGCGCGGGTCGCTGGTTGTGGGCGGGATACGGCTTCCGTACGGAATTGGATGCCCATCCCTATTTGGCGAAATGGTTGGATATTGAGGTACTGTCGCTGCGCCTAATTGACGATCGCTTTTACCATCTGGATACCTGTTTGTGTCCCCTGAGCGATGGCTATTTGCTATACTATCCTGCTGCTTTTGATTTTTATTCCAACCAGCTCATCGAACGGCGCGTTCCTCCGGAAAAACGCATTGTGGTGGCAGAAGCCGATGCGGTGAATTTTGCCTGCAATGCAGTCAATATTAACAACACGGTAGTGATGAATAGGGCAAGCGATCGCTTGCGCCAACAACTGGCAGAGGTAGGATTTGAAGTGGTGGAAACGCCCCTGACGGAGTTTTTAAAAGCTGGTGGGGCAGCCAAATGTCTCACCCTGCGCGTCACCGAACCGGTAGATGTGGAAATTCACGCCAACGCGCCAGTGGAAAGTCGCATTGTGCGTTTGGAAGGGCATTTGCTAGACTCCGGTCTCATCAACCGCGCCCTGGATATTGTGGTGGAAGAAGGGGGTAGCTTCCAAGTTCTCAATTTCAGCTTGGGCGAACAAAGGCAAAGTATGTCTACAGCAGAAATTAAAGTATCGGCACCCTCGTGGAAACTTTTGGAAGAAATTGTTTCCCAGCTAATCGATCTGGGAGCACAAGATTCTCCCCAACAAGAACAAGATGCTCCCCTGGAACCGGTTACCAAAGCTGGGGTAGCGCCGGAAGATTTTTACGTGACCACTATTTATCCCACTGAAGTGCGAATTAATGGTACTTGGCATCGAGTGACCAAACAGCGCATGGATGCTGCGATCGCTGTGAATTTCACCGCTGACGGTCCTGTGGTACAATGTAAGTTAATTCGGGATTTGCAGTTAGGCGACTATGTCGTAACCGGTGTGGGCGGTATTCGCACCCTACGTAAAGCAGACCGCGATCGCGCTGGCAGTCAAGAATTTAGTTTTATGTCAGCGGGGGTTTCCAGCGAACGCCGGGTGGAACTGGTAGTGGAACAGGTAGCCTGGGAAATGCGACAAATTCGCGATCGCGGCGGCAAAGTCGTGGTTACCGCTGGACCGGTAGTCATTCATACTGGTGGCAGCGACCATTTAGCCCGGTTGATTCGAGAAGGCTACGTCCAAGTTTTGTTGGGTGGCAACGCGATCGCGGTTCACGATATCGAACAAGCGTTAATGGGCACTTCCCTCGGTATTGACATGAGTCAGGGCGTTGCCGTACACGGCGGTCACCGCCACCACCTACGTGCCATCAACGAAATCCGCCGCTGCGGGGGCATTGCTCCAGCTGTGGCACAGGGCGTGCTAACTCGGGGAATCTTATACGAATGCGTTCAAGCCGGGATTCCCTATTCCTTAGCTGGCTCCATTCGCGACGATGGTCCGCTACCAGATACGGAAATGGATTTAGTTAAGGCACAACAAGATTACGCTCGTTTGTTAGAAGGAGCCGATATGGTGTTGATGCTTTCCACCATGTTACATGCCATCGGCGTGGGCAATATGACCCCCTCCGGGGTGCGGATCGTATGCGTGGACATCAACCCCTCCGTGGTAACCAAACTCAGCGATCGCGGTTCGGTGGAATCCATCGGCGTAGTAACCGACGTGGGATTGTTCCTAAGCTTGCTCACCAAACAGCTAGACCAGCTCACCAGTCCCTATCCCGCCTCCCCCTAG
- the murD gene encoding UDP-N-acetylmuramoyl-L-alanine--D-glutamate ligase, with product MDNACVIGLGKSGAAAARLCAELGWRVTVSDAGNSASLQQQKQALEAEGIEVRLGDAFDPNFPWNLIVVSPGVRWDLPALVQAREQKIDTIGEMGLAWRALKDKRWVGITGTNGKTTTTALTDAIFQTAQRQAFACGNIGYAACDLARYAFKHPLDWAIAEISSYQIESSSEVAPEIGVWTTFTPDHLERHYTVENYCRIKAHLLRQSHRQIYNGDDPFLRQQATENPDVIAMREDACWTSIRGRQYIPGNPALGVYIESGWVTYQGEAIVRADALPMQGAHNLQNMLMAVAAAKLAGIENEAIAPAVANFRGVPHRLEVVGTYRGIPLINDSKATNYEAAQVGLNAVEAPVILIAGGEAKTGDDTGWYETIREKAAMVLLIGEAAPTFARRMQAFNLDGYEIVETMEAAVERAIALAPKYRARTVLLSPACASFDRYTNFEQRGDHFRQLCARIEHL from the coding sequence ATGGATAACGCTTGCGTAATTGGTTTGGGAAAATCCGGTGCCGCTGCTGCCCGGTTGTGTGCCGAACTGGGTTGGCGCGTAACCGTTAGCGATGCGGGCAATTCTGCCTCCCTACAACAACAAAAACAAGCACTAGAAGCAGAAGGCATCGAAGTTCGTTTGGGGGATGCCTTCGACCCCAACTTTCCCTGGAATTTAATTGTGGTTAGCCCTGGGGTACGGTGGGATTTGCCAGCTTTGGTCCAAGCGAGAGAACAAAAAATCGATACCATTGGGGAAATGGGGTTGGCCTGGCGCGCCCTCAAAGACAAACGATGGGTTGGTATTACTGGTACCAATGGCAAAACCACAACCACAGCCCTGACCGATGCCATTTTTCAGACCGCCCAGCGACAGGCTTTTGCTTGCGGTAATATTGGCTATGCTGCTTGCGATTTGGCCAGATATGCTTTCAAACATCCTTTGGACTGGGCGATCGCGGAAATTAGCAGCTATCAAATCGAATCCTCCTCAGAAGTGGCACCAGAAATTGGCGTTTGGACCACTTTTACCCCCGACCATCTGGAACGCCACTATACAGTAGAAAATTACTGCCGCATCAAAGCCCATCTGTTAAGGCAATCCCACCGGCAAATTTATAACGGCGACGATCCATTTTTGCGCCAGCAAGCCACAGAAAATCCCGATGTCATTGCCATGCGGGAGGATGCCTGTTGGACCAGCATTCGCGGTCGGCAGTACATTCCCGGCAATCCGGCGTTGGGGGTTTATATCGAGTCGGGTTGGGTAACCTACCAGGGAGAAGCCATCGTGCGTGCGGATGCCTTGCCCATGCAGGGGGCACATAACTTACAAAATATGTTAATGGCTGTGGCGGCGGCGAAGTTGGCAGGCATAGAAAATGAAGCAATTGCCCCGGCAGTGGCGAACTTTCGCGGCGTTCCCCATCGGCTGGAGGTGGTGGGCACCTATCGCGGTATTCCCTTGATCAACGATAGCAAGGCAACCAACTACGAGGCAGCCCAAGTGGGGTTGAATGCGGTGGAAGCACCGGTGATTTTAATTGCTGGTGGCGAGGCGAAAACGGGAGATGATACTGGTTGGTACGAAACCATTCGCGAAAAAGCAGCTATGGTGCTGTTAATTGGAGAAGCTGCCCCAACATTTGCTAGGCGGATGCAAGCGTTCAATCTCGATGGCTACGAAATTGTGGAAACTATGGAGGCGGCGGTGGAACGTGCGATCGCCCTTGCCCCTAAGTATCGAGCGCGTACTGTGCTTTTATCGCCAGCATGTGCTAGTTTCGATCGATATACAAATTTCGAGCAACGGGGAGACCATTTCCGACAGCTGTGCGCTAGGATCGAGCATCTTTAA
- the argF gene encoding ornithine carbamoyltransferase, producing the protein MMKGKDFLTLANCSTQEVRRLLDLAAQMKAGTLNRRLAGNYGAPPILGLLFYKASTRTRVSFSTAIYQLGGQVLDLNTNVTQVSRGEPVADTARVLSRYLDVLAVRTYEQQELEAFARYADIPVINALSDLYHPCQALADLLTVRECFGRLQGITLTYLGDGNNVAHSLLLGCALAGVNIRIATPEKFAPQADIVTKAKNLAAIAGTEITITTDPKMAAENAHALYTDVWASMGQESQAEQRIPTFQAYQLNQDLLSLADPDAIVLHCLPAHRGEEITEEVLEGEQSRVWDQAENRMHAQKALLASILT; encoded by the coding sequence ATGATGAAGGGTAAAGATTTCCTAACACTGGCGAATTGCAGCACCCAGGAAGTACGGAGGTTGCTGGATCTGGCTGCTCAAATGAAGGCAGGAACACTGAACCGCCGTTTGGCAGGTAATTATGGGGCACCGCCAATTTTGGGCTTGCTATTTTACAAGGCATCCACCAGAACGCGGGTGAGTTTTTCTACTGCGATTTACCAGCTAGGCGGTCAAGTATTGGACCTCAATACCAACGTGACGCAAGTATCCCGTGGCGAACCGGTGGCCGATACGGCAAGGGTTTTGAGTCGGTATTTGGACGTACTGGCGGTACGTACTTACGAACAGCAGGAGTTGGAAGCGTTTGCTCGCTATGCGGATATTCCGGTGATTAATGCGTTGAGCGATTTGTACCATCCCTGTCAGGCACTGGCTGATTTGCTGACGGTACGGGAATGTTTCGGTCGGCTGCAGGGAATTACCCTCACTTATTTGGGAGATGGGAATAATGTGGCGCATTCTTTGTTGCTGGGTTGTGCGTTGGCTGGCGTGAATATCCGCATTGCTACACCGGAGAAGTTTGCACCGCAGGCTGATATTGTGACGAAGGCGAAAAACCTCGCAGCGATCGCGGGAACGGAAATTACCATTACAACGGACCCGAAAATGGCCGCTGAAAACGCTCACGCTTTATATACGGATGTTTGGGCGAGTATGGGGCAAGAATCCCAAGCCGAACAGCGAATTCCCACGTTCCAGGCTTACCAACTCAACCAGGATTTGCTTTCCCTAGCAGACCCCGATGCGATCGTGTTGCATTGCTTGCCTGCCCACCGCGGTGAAGAGATTACGGAGGAGGTTTTGGAAGGGGAACAGTCTCGGGTTTGGGACCAGGCGGAAAACCGCATGCACGCTCAAAAGGCTTTGTTAGCAAGTATTCTAACGTAA
- a CDS encoding DUF2062 domain-containing protein codes for MPVRSFIGGLRPGQTSSKGNRISSPEEATQSPKPPVGFRKRWMRRLRYIWLRFLRLRGTPEYLARGLAAGVFAGLFPLFGFQTLIGIAIAVPLKGHKLMAAAGTWISNPLTYAPLFFWNFYLGKWLLNSQISFQPESLESMEQFLQLSTEFVGNMMVGSAVMGLICAVASYFIGVTAIAWLYHQRRQNRRRNVQTPSTRGYLATPEAQNADSL; via the coding sequence ATGCCTGTTCGGTCTTTCATTGGAGGTTTGCGACCCGGCCAAACCTCTAGCAAGGGGAATCGCATTTCTTCACCAGAGGAAGCGACCCAATCCCCCAAACCACCGGTAGGCTTTCGCAAGCGCTGGATGCGAAGGCTGCGTTACATTTGGCTGCGCTTTTTACGGTTGCGCGGCACTCCGGAATATTTAGCCAGGGGATTGGCAGCAGGCGTATTTGCTGGGTTGTTTCCCTTGTTCGGTTTCCAAACCCTCATTGGCATTGCTATTGCGGTTCCGCTGAAAGGTCACAAGCTGATGGCGGCTGCCGGTACTTGGATTAGCAATCCTTTAACCTACGCGCCTTTGTTTTTCTGGAATTTTTATTTGGGCAAATGGCTGCTCAACTCCCAGATCTCCTTCCAACCGGAAAGCTTGGAATCCATGGAGCAATTCCTACAGCTAAGTACGGAATTTGTGGGCAATATGATGGTTGGTTCCGCAGTGATGGGGTTGATTTGTGCTGTAGCAAGTTATTTTATCGGCGTCACAGCGATCGCGTGGTTGTACCACCAACGCCGTCAAAACCGCCGCCGCAACGTCCAAACCCCCTCAACCCGCGGCTATCTAGCTACACCAGAAGCACAAAACGCCGACTCGCTATAG
- the glyS gene encoding glycine--tRNA ligase subunit beta, translating to MATFLLEVGTEELPVDFIDLAIAQWETIVRQSLAEHFLTSESIETYATPRRLALLVSGLPDKQSDREEEIKGPPKDVAFQNGKPTKAAAGFARKQGVNIEDLQLRETPKGEFVFVQKHIRARATPEILTECIPNWIQNTEGKRMMRWGDGDLKFSRPIRWLVALWDSTVLPVQLENGSETIVAKRSSYGHPVLHPDPIELHSAGEYVQKMRAAGVEVSLQRRRQSIETQVKVAAQQVGGEADLGENLLAEVTNLVEYPTAVVGQFDREFLELPPEIITTVMVTHQRYFPVKSTQNENTLLPYFITVSNGDPKKSDIIAAGNERVIRARLADGQFFYETDLRHSLENYAEQLKSVTFQEKLGDLQQKVDRMQTIADRIANQLSLSTDQRDLIHRAIWLCKADLVSQVVYEFPELQGIMGEKYARASGETEEVAKAIFEHYLPRSAGDDLPQTITGQVTGLSDRLDTLVSIFGLGMLPTGSSDPFALRRAATGIINVVWHANLSVDLYQLLRSAVNDFTENHADAAATTAEELFSQLQSFFNGRLRSLLVDEQGIDYDLVNAVLGEEDPEYSQRALEDIRDLHERASFLQKIRNNGTLAQIYETVNRSSRLAKQGELDRDTLDPKAAIDTHCFEKNSESAFYEALIEMLPKTEAAREQKNYQQLVDAIAEIIPIVSNFFDGEDSVLVMAEDDQIRRNRLNLLGLLRNHARVLADFGAIVKD from the coding sequence ATGGCTACATTTTTATTAGAAGTTGGTACAGAAGAATTACCCGTTGATTTTATCGATCTTGCGATCGCCCAATGGGAAACCATAGTACGCCAGTCGCTAGCGGAACACTTTCTCACCAGCGAATCCATCGAAACCTACGCTACTCCCCGTCGTTTGGCCCTGTTGGTTTCGGGATTGCCCGACAAACAAAGCGATCGCGAAGAGGAAATTAAAGGTCCCCCCAAAGACGTGGCCTTCCAAAACGGCAAACCCACCAAAGCCGCAGCCGGTTTTGCCCGCAAACAAGGGGTCAATATTGAAGATTTGCAGCTACGGGAAACACCCAAAGGCGAATTTGTGTTCGTCCAAAAACACATCCGCGCCAGAGCCACCCCAGAAATTTTAACGGAATGCATTCCCAACTGGATTCAAAACACCGAAGGCAAGCGCATGATGCGTTGGGGAGACGGCGATTTAAAATTTTCCCGCCCCATCCGCTGGTTGGTTGCCCTGTGGGATAGCACCGTTTTGCCCGTACAGCTAGAAAATGGGTCTGAGACCATCGTAGCCAAACGTTCCAGCTACGGACATCCCGTTTTGCATCCCGACCCCATAGAACTTCACAGTGCCGGCGAATACGTCCAAAAAATGCGTGCTGCCGGTGTAGAAGTTAGCCTCCAACGACGCCGCCAAAGCATCGAAACCCAAGTCAAAGTTGCTGCCCAGCAAGTGGGAGGCGAAGCCGACCTGGGGGAAAATTTGTTGGCGGAAGTAACCAATTTGGTGGAATATCCCACCGCGGTGGTGGGTCAGTTTGACCGGGAATTTTTGGAACTACCGCCGGAAATCATTACTACGGTGATGGTTACCCACCAGCGGTATTTTCCCGTCAAATCTACCCAAAATGAAAATACACTGCTGCCCTATTTTATTACCGTCTCCAACGGCGACCCCAAAAAATCAGATATCATCGCTGCGGGCAACGAACGGGTAATTCGGGCACGTTTGGCTGACGGTCAGTTTTTCTACGAAACGGACTTGCGCCACTCCCTGGAAAACTATGCCGAGCAATTAAAAAGCGTTACTTTTCAAGAAAAGTTGGGGGATTTGCAACAAAAGGTCGATCGCATGCAGACCATTGCCGATCGCATTGCCAACCAGCTGTCGTTATCCACCGACCAACGCGATCTCATTCACAGGGCCATTTGGCTTTGCAAAGCCGACTTGGTTAGCCAGGTAGTTTATGAATTTCCCGAATTGCAGGGCATCATGGGGGAAAAATACGCCCGCGCCAGTGGCGAAACCGAAGAAGTTGCCAAGGCGATTTTCGAGCATTATTTGCCCCGCAGTGCTGGCGACGACCTACCACAAACCATTACCGGTCAAGTCACCGGTTTGAGCGATCGCTTGGATACGTTGGTGAGCATTTTTGGTTTGGGCATGCTGCCGACGGGGTCTTCCGATCCGTTTGCCCTGCGCCGCGCCGCCACAGGCATCATCAACGTGGTATGGCATGCCAACTTATCCGTCGATTTGTACCAACTGCTGCGCTCGGCAGTCAACGACTTTACCGAAAACCATGCCGATGCCGCTGCCACTACCGCTGAAGAACTGTTTTCCCAACTGCAAAGCTTTTTCAACGGTCGCTTGCGCAGTTTGCTGGTAGACGAACAGGGCATCGATTACGATTTGGTCAATGCGGTCCTGGGAGAAGAGGATCCCGAATACAGCCAACGCGCCCTAGAAGATATCCGCGACCTCCACGAACGTGCCTCTTTCTTGCAAAAAATCCGCAATAACGGGACTTTGGCACAAATTTACGAAACCGTCAACCGTTCTTCGCGACTGGCCAAACAGGGAGAATTGGATCGAGATACCCTCGACCCCAAAGCCGCGATCGATACCCACTGCTTCGAGAAAAATTCCGAATCTGCCTTTTACGAAGCATTGATCGAGATGCTACCCAAAACCGAAGCTGCCCGGGAACAGAAAAACTACCAGCAATTGGTGGATGCGATCGCGGAAATTATCCCCATTGTCAGCAATTTCTTTGACGGTGAAGACAGTGTCTTGGTAATGGCAGAAGATGACCAAATTCGCCGCAACCGCCTCAACTTGTTGGGTCTGTTGCGCAACCACGCCCGGGTTTTGGCTGACTTTGGCGCGATCGTCAAAGATTGA
- the apcB gene encoding allophycocyanin subunit beta, with amino-acid sequence MQDAITSVINSSDVQGKYLDNAAMDKLKNYFSTGELRVRAAATISANAATIVKEAVAKSLLYSDVTRPGGNMYTTRRYAACIRDLDYYLRYATYAMLAGDTSILDERVLNGLKETYNSLGVPIGATVQAIQAMKEVTASLVGPDAGKEMGVYFDYICSGLS; translated from the coding sequence ATGCAAGACGCAATTACCTCTGTAATTAATTCCTCCGACGTTCAAGGCAAATACTTGGACAATGCGGCGATGGATAAGCTGAAGAACTACTTCAGCACCGGCGAACTCCGCGTGCGTGCTGCTGCTACCATCAGCGCCAACGCCGCCACCATCGTTAAAGAAGCCGTTGCCAAGTCCTTGCTGTACTCCGACGTCACCCGTCCTGGCGGCAACATGTACACCACCCGCCGCTATGCTGCTTGCATTCGCGACTTGGACTACTACCTCCGCTACGCCACCTATGCCATGCTGGCTGGCGACACCTCCATTTTGGACGAGCGGGTACTCAATGGCTTGAAAGAAACCTACAACTCCTTGGGCGTACCCATTGGTGCTACCGTACAAGCTATCCAAGCCATGAAAGAAGTAACCGCCAGCTTGGTGGGTCCCGATGCCGGTAAGGAAATGGGTGTATACTTCGATTACATCTGCTCTGGCTTGAGCTAA
- a CDS encoding metallophosphoesterase, with protein sequence MSNLLDMEKLSQYPEVTDYGIRNLFSPEQLQAAIADGDGEGLTFDLNRIADPNTGLITLLDGSTVDPENIYGTVFVGPYPFESEETDLNYKRFRERDSIEAGQATIETTNLTEGDHNSEGWTNQGTVAVRMTLFEEKEGQDRTLGDNVSTYDTYTAFRIEGDTTRKLTSSIEPPAVNMIRSEDPTSAVISFETANPAPAAVEVEGVGTFTSPATTNHEIPITGLSPDTEYEYQVTVGAGEETVTMPSNDFTTAPLPGQLPSDGNVKAVFMSDSREGRPEEGLEAFMGTNAATLSRGVYGGYTKGADLMIFGGDLVNGYTVSPEDFETQLEAWKQTVAPFNAERPVYPAMGNHESLLRNYDDGSYYGISVDRFDENGSYATESSEAVFAKEFVNPSNGPQPSNPERPTYDENVYSFQYGPTKYIAFNNNYWVSYASEEVGGNPEGYMFQDQLNWIEQELEAAQNDPSVKYVILYAQEPVFPSGGHVDDAMWYTDKDTPELEGDNSVRAHIYNGEELVPEEKGILEVRDQFARMVSEHDKVAAVMTGDEHAYHRVLINDQVPVGDVSRDDTNGNQIVGDNGETLSPLSDLENPVWYITAGSAGAPYYSEEESPWQEYWKNQANPEEGFKYSSQESYVILDANEEKISMELYSTKGELIDRIDNLMAVKQESASRFNMVNGDGGENVLTGTAGSDALIGGSMTAGSSDAGDELYADGGNDRIYGNGGNDRLEGQQGNDNLYGGQGNDTLLGGAGNDDLSGDMGEDILTGGAGADRFFLHEMGGNDTITDFEDGADTFLLKGDLSYDQLNIAVADAGAEIRYNGQVLATVNNVGVEALDQSDFVV encoded by the coding sequence ATGAGTAACCTTCTAGACATGGAAAAGCTGTCCCAATATCCGGAAGTAACGGATTATGGGATTCGCAACCTTTTTAGCCCCGAACAACTACAAGCCGCGATCGCAGATGGTGACGGCGAAGGCTTAACCTTTGACCTCAACCGCATCGCCGACCCCAACACGGGGTTAATCACCCTTCTAGATGGCTCTACAGTCGATCCCGAAAACATCTACGGAACCGTTTTTGTCGGTCCCTATCCCTTTGAAAGCGAAGAAACCGACCTCAACTACAAGCGTTTCCGGGAAAGGGACAGCATCGAAGCCGGTCAAGCCACCATCGAAACCACCAACCTCACCGAAGGCGACCACAACAGCGAAGGTTGGACCAACCAAGGCACCGTTGCCGTTCGCATGACCCTCTTTGAAGAAAAAGAAGGGCAAGACCGCACCCTGGGAGATAACGTCAGCACCTACGACACCTACACGGCTTTTCGGATTGAAGGCGATACCACCCGCAAGCTGACTTCCTCGATCGAACCGCCAGCGGTCAACATGATTCGCAGCGAAGACCCCACCAGTGCGGTCATTAGCTTCGAGACAGCCAACCCAGCTCCTGCCGCTGTAGAAGTAGAAGGCGTGGGTACCTTTACCTCCCCCGCTACCACCAATCACGAAATTCCCATCACCGGTCTGTCGCCAGATACCGAATACGAATACCAGGTCACCGTGGGAGCTGGTGAAGAAACAGTTACCATGCCCTCCAACGATTTCACCACTGCTCCCCTACCAGGGCAATTGCCCAGCGACGGCAACGTCAAGGCTGTCTTCATGAGCGATAGTCGAGAAGGGCGTCCGGAAGAAGGTTTGGAAGCCTTCATGGGAACCAACGCTGCCACCCTATCGCGCGGCGTATATGGCGGTTACACCAAAGGGGCCGACCTAATGATTTTTGGCGGTGACTTGGTAAACGGTTACACCGTATCGCCGGAAGATTTTGAAACCCAGCTAGAAGCCTGGAAACAAACCGTGGCCCCTTTCAATGCCGAACGTCCGGTTTACCCTGCTATGGGGAACCACGAATCCCTGTTGCGCAATTACGACGACGGTTCTTATTACGGCATTAGCGTCGATCGCTTTGATGAAAACGGCAGCTACGCCACCGAAAGTTCCGAAGCTGTCTTTGCTAAGGAATTTGTCAACCCCAGCAACGGACCGCAACCTTCCAACCCAGAGCGTCCTACCTACGACGAAAACGTTTACTCGTTCCAATACGGTCCCACCAAATATATTGCCTTCAACAACAACTACTGGGTTTCCTATGCTTCCGAAGAGGTAGGGGGCAACCCGGAAGGTTACATGTTCCAGGACCAACTCAACTGGATCGAGCAGGAACTGGAAGCGGCGCAAAACGATCCTTCTGTCAAATACGTCATTCTGTACGCTCAAGAACCAGTCTTCCCCAGCGGCGGTCACGTGGATGATGCCATGTGGTATACCGATAAGGATACGCCGGAGTTAGAAGGGGATAACAGCGTGCGCGCCCATATTTACAACGGTGAAGAGTTGGTTCCTGAAGAAAAGGGCATTCTGGAAGTACGCGACCAGTTTGCGCGCATGGTATCCGAACACGATAAGGTGGCGGCGGTGATGACTGGCGACGAACACGCTTACCATCGGGTTTTGATTAACGACCAAGTACCGGTGGGTGATGTAAGCCGCGATGATACCAACGGCAACCAAATTGTCGGCGATAATGGAGAAACGCTATCGCCTTTGAGCGATTTAGAAAATCCGGTGTGGTACATCACTGCCGGTTCTGCTGGTGCTCCCTACTACTCGGAAGAGGAAAGTCCCTGGCAGGAATACTGGAAGAATCAGGCAAATCCCGAGGAAGGTTTTAAATACAGTTCTCAGGAAAGCTACGTCATTTTAGACGCTAATGAAGAGAAAATTTCTATGGAACTGTACAGCACCAAGGGAGAACTTATCGATCGGATTGATAATTTGATGGCGGTGAAGCAGGAATCTGCCAGTCGCTTCAATATGGTCAATGGCGATGGGGGTGAAAATGTTCTTACCGGTACTGCCGGTAGCGATGCCTTGATTGGTGGTTCCATGACTGCCGGTAGCAGCGACGCTGGCGACGAACTATATGCCGATGGCGGCAACGATCGCATTTATGGCAACGGCGGCAACGACCGTTTGGAAGGCCAGCAAGGCAACGACAATCTCTATGGCGGTCAAGGCAACGATACTCTATTGGGGGGTGCTGGCAACGACGACCTGTCGGGAGATATGGGTGAAGATATTCTCACCGGCGGCGCTGGTGCCGATCGCTTTTTCTTGCACGAGATGGGAGGCAACGATACCATCACTGATTTTGAAGATGGTGCGGATACTTTCTTGCTCAAAGGCGACCTCTCCTACGACCAGCTAAACATTGCTGTAGCAGATGCTGGTGCGGAAATTCGCTATAATGGCCAGGTTTTGGCAACGGTCAACAATGTGGGGGTCGAAGCTTTGGACCAGAGCGATTTTGTGGTTTAG